The following proteins are co-located in the Hydractinia symbiolongicarpus strain clone_291-10 chromosome 7, HSymV2.1, whole genome shotgun sequence genome:
- the LOC130649304 gene encoding tyrosine-protein phosphatase Lar-like produces the protein MAATSQLVLYALVVLTSCLCLFNHFRYEDLRNQLSKKTAHAAEKVLFRHRREVATNFEDLHELRRFIQQTTNGSIQAEVAKVFEKMLLNFANLCKHVKKCDHQPTSVSLNNITSKLVGPPGPRGPPGKDGKPGLGLFFPEIKTTNLNMIANESDSKTLSCKIFGNPLPKVLWVHHFRETDTKSIINRTTSEALSFLTVKNISWSDRGIATCVGESILGSANASGRLTVQASPIITLPQGPVLANLGSNFTFPKCNVISEPKAKVTWKRGYGSFPEGRFHVVDGYLTIMKVRVEDEGFYVCTAENFLGKSARNLQLKSRPLSFLQRPSFLMEITNTSAILTCSALGAGYQMAGKIFDLYQNKLLTVKIIKTLESFTITANVTKSGVYKCVIEEGDRRIETSTNVKFFSLPSLILSRNQISQIGKWLKKGSDFGTYILCWQSSGGRIDEFSEFHSRCDNKKNVLAIFKDSSSAIFGGYSNAPWKEYSTYRNENSFIFSIEPNMTKVVLSESENPVCYSSSYGPCFGRQELYAYRRQNYPYNNYNKLGFQTGGRGRQITSKSSDFLSQIEVFYKISY, from the exons ATGGCAGCAACTTCGCAGCTTGTGTTATATGCTTTAGTTGTTTTAACATCATGCTTGTGTTTGTTTAATCACTTTCGGTATGAAGATCTGCGAAACCAACTTAGTAAGAAAACAG CTCATGCAGCTGAGAAAGTTTTATTCAGACATCGAAGGGAAGTTGCAACGAACTTTGAAGATCTTCATGAACTCAGAAGGTTTATCCAACAAACAACCAATGGCTCCATACAAGCTGAAGTGGCCAAAGTGTTTGAGAAAATGCTTCTCAACTTTGCTAATTTGTGTAAACACGTAAAGAAATGTGACC ACCAACCAACTTCAGTAAGTCTTAATAACATCACTTCAAAGTTGGTG GGACCACCCGGACCAAGAGGACCACCGGGGAAGGACGGTAAACCAGGACTTGGTCTGTTTTTtccagaaataaaaacaacaaatctgaATATGATAGCGAATGAAAGTGACAGCAAAACACTAAGTTGCAAGATTTTTGGAAACCCTCTTCCCAAGGTACTATGGGTTCATCATTTCCGTGAAACCGATACAAAATCAATCATTAATCGCACGACGTCGGAGGCATTGTCTTTTCTCACGGTCAAAAATATATCGTGGAGTGATCGAGGCATAGCAACATGCGTTGGAGAAAGCATCTTAGGATCTGCAAATGCAAGTGGTAGATTGACTGTTCAGG CTTCCCCTATAATAACACTGCCACAAGGACCTGTTCTTGCTAATCTCGGATCTAACTTTACTTTTCCAAAGTGTAACGTAATCTCAGAACCAAAAGCTAAAGTAACATGGAAGAGAGGTTATGGCAGTTTTCCAGAAGGTCGCTTTCATGTTGTTGATGGGTATCTGACCATTATGAAAGTTCGTGTCGAAGATGAAGGATTTTATGTTTGTACAGCTGAAAATTTTTTag GGAAAAGCGCGAGAAACCTACAACTAAAATCAAGACCGTTATCGTTCTTGCAGAGACCATCATTTCTTATGGAAATTACGAATACTTCAGCGATACTGACATGCTCAGCTTTGGGTGCAGGATACCAAATGGCTggaaaaatttttgatttgtatCAGAACAAGTTATTGACAGTGAAAATAATCAAGACCTTGGAGAGTTTTACTATTACAGCGAATGTAACGAAGTCAGGCGTGTACAAATGTGTAATAGAAGAGGGTGATAGAAGAATTGAAACGAGTACAAATGTGAAATTCTTTAGCC TTCCGTCTTTAATTCTTTCCCGGAATCAAATCAGTCAAATTGGAAAATGGTTAAAGAAAGGGTCAGATTTCGGAACTTATATTTTGTGCTGGCAATCCAGTGGTGGCAGGATCGATGAATTTTCGGAATTTCATAGCAGATGTGACAATAAAAAGAACGTATTGGCGATTTTTAAAGATTCTAGTTCAGCAATATTTGGAGGATATAGCAACGCTCCTTGGAAAG AGTACAGCACCTATCGAAACGAAAATTCGTTTATATTCTCCATTGAACCAAACATGACGAAAGTTGTTCTCTCTGAAAGCGAAAATCCGGTTTGTTATTCTTCATCGTACGGTCCATGTTTTGGCAGGCAGGAATTGTATGCTTACAGACGACAGAATTATCCGTATAATAATTACAATAAACTTGGATTCCAAACTGGTGGAAGAGGAAGACAAATTACATCAAAAAGCAGCGATTTTTTGTCCCAGATTGAAGTTTTCTACAAAATCAGTTACTAA